Within the Deinococcus carri genome, the region CGTGCCCCGCTCTCTCTCTGGTGATGACTCTGTTGCAGGTCAAACAACGACCGCCTTGTATGTCCCACAATCCATCGAACTGTTCGGGAGTAAGACCATACTTTCTACGCCTGGCGCGATCTCGCTCTGCGGTATTTCCAAATCTAGCTCGATACTCTTTGTTGTAATTCACCTTGCAAGGTTTGCAGTAGGAGTAAAGACCGTCTTTAGAGTATGGACCGCGATCCATCGGAAACTCTGCCGCCGTTTTGATGACCTTGCATCTGCGACACAATTTATGGCCTTCCGGCACATGAACGGGGGTGCTATGCTCTGACATGCAATGCCTCCTTTTTAGGCGTTGCCACCGCCCCGGCAGGTAACGACTGCGCGGGGCTTCGACTATTTGAGAATAGTACTCTTCATCGCACTAACGCATATTTTTCAGGAGTCTCCACTCCCGGAAGGTCACCGGGAACAGCGGCCCGGCCAGCTCCGCCATCGCCCGCGCATAGAGGCGTGTCTCATACTGCGCCCCCTCGTGGTCCCGCAGTTCGAGGAAGTGCAGCAGCGAGCGCACATTAAAGGTGTAATAGCTCTCGGTATACAGGCTGAGCGGCAGCACCCCCCGCGCCTGCTCGCGCGTCACGCCGAGCGCCAGCAGCTCCTGATACGCCCCGAAGGCCTGTCGCCAGGCTTCCTCCCACACGCGGGCCGCCGCCGCCTGGTCCAGCGTGCCGTCGTCCTCCACGCTCGCCTGCCGGTTGCTGGGGGCCTGCTTGCGAAACGAGGGCGGGGTGAAGTTGCGCTCCTGCATCTCGACGTAACGACCCGAGATTTCATTTTTTGAGACCCCAACTCTATGACGCACCAGCTGTCTATCTACAAAAATAGGGCAAACAATCTTAAAGGTAATCAGGTTGTGTTCAAAAGGACTGCCGTGCTGATGCCGCAGCAGGTAGCGAATCAATTTCTCGTCGCGTTCATTAAGCGGCGCATTCGAGTCACCACCGAAGCTGACCCTTGCAGCATTGGTAATCATCTTGTCGTCGCCCACGCTCTGCACCAGGCTGACGCTGCCCAGGCCGTCGCCCAGGGGGAAGAGGGTGGGGGGGGAGACATCGGTCGCAGTCATCGGCCACAGCTTAACGCCCACCCCCGGTCGGCGGGACGGGCGGGAGACTCGGGAAAGCAGAACTTCAGCGGCGGCCAGAGCGGACGCGTACCGGGACACGCTGCGGCCGGGGCCGTTCCTGGCGGGCGGCCAGCAGCAGCGACAGGGCGATCACCAGTCCCGCGAACAGAAGGGTCATGCGGCAGTCTGGCAGGGGGCCTCTGACAGAAGCGTGACAGCCTTGCCCGCAGCCCGGCTCATACGGATTCCGTCCAATTCCTGAACAGTCGGGAGGGCACTGCCTGTTCATCCATTTCCCGAAATTCGCCCTTGTTCCTTCTCCCTCTGGTCGGATTTCCGGGTGTTTTCAATACCCTTCAATCGGAATCAGTATCAGTGGGCGGGCAGGTCCAGCCGCAGCAGGTGGACCTCGCCGTCCCCGGTGCTCAGCCGGGTCAGGGGCGTGAACCCGGCCTTCTCGTAGGCACGGACAGCGCGGGTGTTCGCGGGGCTGGGGTCAATCAGCACCCGCCGCAGCTCCGGCCGCTCTGCCCGCAGGTGCGCGAGAAAGGCCGTCACCACCGTCGCCCCCAGCCCCCGCCCAGTCAGGTCCGGTTCGCCTATCAGCAGGTCCACGCCCCACGTCTCGCCCGAGGGGGCAGCCCAGGGCGCGAATTCGTGGCCGGGCGTCACGCGCTCGCGCTGGATGAAGCCCGCCGCGCGCCCGTCCACCCGGAACACGAAGCCGGGCACGTCCCGCCCGGCGCGGAAGTAATGCGCCTGCACCGCCCCCAGCGTCCGCTCGCCGTCGTCCCAGAAGGCGCGGACGTGGGGGGCCTGGAGCCAGCCGTGCAGCAGCGGCAGGTGCGCGGGCGTGAGCGGTTCAAACGTGACTGGCATGGAGGTCCACCCCCGCCGCTGCCAGCGCCGCCCGGAACTGCGCTTCTGTCACGGGCAGCACGCTCAGGCGGGTGCCCTTGCGGGTGAGGGGCGAGTCCTGCCACTCGGGCAGCGTTCGCAGCGTGTCCAGCGGCAGCACGGCCGGGAAGGCAAAGGCCGGAGCCACATCCACCATGCTCCAGCGCGGGCTGTCGGGGGTGCTTTTGGGGTCGTGGTAGGCGCTGGCCGGGTCGAATTGCAGGTTGTCGGGGTACGCCTCCCGCACCACCCGCGCGACGCCTGCCACGCCGGTCTGCCCCTTGCCAGAGCGCTGGGCGTTGGAGTGGTAGAAGAGGCAGAGGTCGCCTGCCCGCATCTCGCGCAGGAAGTTCCGCGCCTGGTAGTTCCGCACGCCGTTCCACGGCTCGCACCCCACCCGCACGAGGTCGGGGTAGCCGAAGACGTTGGGTTCGGATTTGAGGAGCCAGCAGCGCTGGTCTGGGGGCGGGGCGGGGGGCATGGGGAAGAGGGTAGCGTCAGGGCGCGACTTCCCGCACGGTCCAGCGGTCGCCCGCCTCGTTGTACCTGAACTCCGGCAGGGGCACGGGCTGGTCGGTGTCGCTGGGCCGGATGACGAAGATGGCCTCCCCTGTGGCCTTCACGTCGCGGCCCGTCTTATAGGTGGCCTCCGCGGCCTGCCGTTGCAGGGCCAGCAGCGTCCAGTGGTTGAGCCGCAGGCGGCCCAGGTCGGTCTGGCCGTCCAGTTGGTGCAGCTCGACCACTCCGCCGGAGACGCGGCTGCCGTGGCTGGTGCCGCTGCCCCCGCTGTAGGCCGTCGCCCCCTTCTGGCTGGGCGGAATGGGCAGCCCACTGCACCACAGCACGCCGTTGAGGTTGGAGTTCGGCACACGCAGGCCCTGCCGCTCCCTGGGTCCCGACTGCACCGTGAGCTGCACATGCACCGGCTCCTGCTCGCGGCAGGTGCTGGCCCAGGGTTCGTCGGCGTAGGGGAGGGGGGTGCGGGTTTTCCACCACTCGCGCCAGGTGGGGGAGCTGTAGAACACCTGGCCGGACGTGCCGGGCAGGGCGGGGAGCCTGGCCCGCTGGCGGCCCAGTGTGCCCAGCCAGGCCACCTCCACGAAACGTGTTCCGGGCGGCGTCTTGAAGTCGTACCCCGCGTAGAGGGTGGGCAGGGACCCACCGTTGCTGAAGCTGTTGACGTCTACCGGCCCACTCCAGCGCACTCTGGTCTGCCCCGCCGTCCCCCACACCTGCCACCCCACCCAGCCCGCCACCAGTGCCGCCACCACCACCCACCCCAGCGGTGTCGTCAGGAAGTGCCCCAGGAGGTCCCGGTTCGTCGTGCCGGGGTCGCCCATCGCCCTGACCGCCAGGTACTCGGCCTCCTCGCGGGAAAAGCCCTGGTGCTGGAACTCGGCCGCGCGCTCCAGCAGGTGCGTGCGCAGTTCGGCGGCGGCATCCAGCCGTTCCTGGTGCGGCAGGCCCAGCGTGGCGCGGTGGATGTAGGCATCCACGCTCGGGGCACGGCCCGCACGGAACAGGCGGCGCGTCACGCTACTCCACCACCTGCACGGTCAGCGTCTGCTGGACGTTCCGCCCCTGGCGGTCAGAGACCAGGACGGTGATGCTCTGCCGTCCCAGCTCGGCATTGCGCGCCGCCGTGACCTGAAAGAGCGCCGTGTCGGTGGCCCTGAGGTCCTGTTGGAGGGTCACGGTCCGCAGGCCCCGTGTTCTCAGGTCCAGCACGTTGAGGCGGTAGCCCTCCTGCTGCTCGCCCTCGAAGACGTACTTGTTGAACCAGACGGTCACGCTGGTCGTCTGTCCCCGGTGCAGCTGGAGGGCAGTGGGCGAGAGCCGGAGCGTGGCGTCGGTCAGGGCCGGGGCGCAAGCACTCAGGCTCAGGGCGAGGGCCGTCAGGGCAGCAATTCTTTTCATGTGACCACCTTTTCTAGAAGCCTTTCCAGCAGCAGGGCGTCCAGTGCCCCGCGCAGGGTGCGCCATTCCTCGCGCTTGTCCCGCAGGGCCGCTTGCCCGCTATCCGTCAGGCGGTAGACCTTGCGCGGCGCGCCGCCCTTGTCGCTGGGCTGCCACTCGCTCTCCACCCACCCGGCCCGGACCAGCCGGTGCAGCGCTGGGTAGAGGCTGCCTTCACGCAGGTCGAACAGACCGCCGCTGCGGGCGTTCACGTGCTTCAGGATGTCCAGCCCGTAGCGCGGCTGGTCTTGCAGCGCGGCCAGCAGGGCCAGGTCGAGCGTGCCGGACTTCAGCGGATTCATGCGGGGCCTCCCGCTCCTAGATTCTTATATTGCAAGACTCTTGTCAAGCAAGACAACACGGATTCTGTCACTCGCTCTGCTCGGATGGAATCACTTCGTCAACGATTCCATCGGAGTCGGTATAAGCAACCTGGCCTCCGTACCTTCCGGCACCCTGTTTCATCCGGAGCCGCTCTACCATGTCACCGTGCGTCCCCTGCCCTGGCTTCCCGTGCTGCTGCTGCTCGCGCTGACGGCCTACCTGCTGCCCGAGTGGCGGTCCGCGCCGCCCAGGACAGACATGTCCAGCCCCCCCGTGGTCACGCGGACCCTTCCCAACGCGCTTCCCGAGAACACGCGGGAACTGTTTACGCGGTCGCGCCCGGCGGTGGTGAGGGTGGAGAGCCTGAACCCCAGCCGGGGCGAGGAGGGCATCGGCACCGGCTTTTTCATCTCCCAGACGGGGCAGGTGCTGACGGCGTACCACGTGGTCGCCAGCGGGCAGCTCTTTCAGGTGCAGACGCTCGCGGGCCGCCGCCTGCCTGCCCGCGTGGCCGCCTACGACGCGCAGGCCGATGTGGCGCTGCTTCAGGTGCAGGGCCGCGGCCCCTTTCCTGTGCTCAATCTCGCCACCCGCCCGCCGCGTGTGGGCGAGACGGTGCTGGCGATCGGCAACAGCGGCGGCGACTTCCTGCAACCGCGGCGGGGGCAACTGCTGCGGCTGGGGGCCGAGGCGGGCCGCGCCGACTTCCCCCAGGGTACGCTGGAGATGACGGCCCCCCTCGCGCCCGGCGACAGCGGCGGCCCCATCATCGACGGCAACGGGCAGGCCATTGGCGTGGTCAGCTATATCCGGGTGGACGACAGCGGCCAGACCCGCGCCAGCTACGCGGTACCTGTCACCGAGGGCAACGACCTCATCACCGCGCTGCGGGCCGGGAAACAGCGCGACGTGCCGGTGGTCGGTCTGGTGCTGGACGTGAACCACAGCGGCCTGACCGACCCCCCCGGCGGCGTCGTCTCCCGCGTGGCGAAGGGCAGCCCCGCCGCCCGCGCGGGCCTGCGGGGTGCGGCGCTCGACGAGAACGGCAACCTCGCCCGGCTGGGCGACGTGATCCTCAGCGTGAACGGCCAGCGCACCCGCAACGCGAACGAGGTCATCAGCGCCATTCGCCGGGCACAGGTGGGCGACACCGTGACCCTGGGCTATCTCCGTGGCGGGCAGCCGCGCGAGGCCCATGTCACCCTGGTCGGGGAGCGCACCGTGCCGGACCTGAACGAATAATCACCGGCCTCCCCACCGGGCCTCACCAGCCTGGGAAAAACTGGAGTCATGTCCCGTGCCTTCGTGAAGGAAGACGGTGGCGAACGCTGGACGCCGCCTGCCCTCCCCCGCAGCTACCGCCTGGTCTGGTCCGGACCGGGCGGCCCCGAAACAGTCCACCAGACCGACGACCTGCTCGAAGCCCTGCGCTGGCTCGCCGCCCGTGACCGGCCGGGCTTCGAGTTGCGCGACCAGGACGGTGCCCTGCTCGCCACACTCGCGGCCTAGGGGCCTGGCGGCCTGTAGAGGAAGGTGGGAGACAGCGTCTGTGTCTCCCACCTTCCCACAAACACACCATGCGCTACAGGTCCGCTACCACGTCCCCTCCAGCGTGATTCTGGCCGTGCCCGCTAGGCTCTGCCCCGGCGCGAGGGTGCGCATGTCGGTGCCGCCCACCCCGCGCGCGGCGAGGTTGAAGGCGTCGGTGGCGTGGGTGACCGGTTCCAGGGCGAGGCTGCCGTCGGGGGCGGTAAAGACCACCAGATGCGAGTACACGCTGTCAGCGGTGAGCGTGAGTGCCCGGTGGTGTTCGCCACCTGTGGCCCAGTCCAGCTGAGCCACGCCGTCCCAGGCCGTGTAGGTGCGGTCAATCTGCCGCTCCCCGACCTCGGCGGGCGTCCGGTAGTCCTCGTCCGGGTGCAGCGGGCGCGCGCCGCTGGTCGGCAGGTGCTGCTCGTCGGTGTCGTAGGCCAGGGCCGCGTCGAAGGAAAGCCGGGGGTCCACGCCGTCCTGAAGGCGGGTGAAGTAGGGGTGCAGGCCCATTCCGGCGGGCATCTCGGTGGTGTCCGCGTTGGTCAGGGTCACGCTGAGGTCGAGGTGGGGGCCGTGCAGGAGGTACTCCACGCGGGCGGTGAAGGCCCAGGGCCAGTTCATGTCGCTGAAGCTCCGGCTGTCGAAGTCGCACCGGAGATGCCGTTCCGTGACGCGGGTGACCTGCCAGGGCCGGTTGCGCACGTCGCCGTGCTGGGTCAGGCCGTCTTTCGTGGTGGGCCGCAACTCCACCTCACGGCCCGCGAAGGTGAAGTGCGCGTCGCGGATGCGGTTGGAAAAGGGCAGCAGCGTGAAGCAGGCGCACTGGCTGCTGGTCTGCACGTCGGCTGGGTTCACCTGCCGCAGCACGGGCCGCCCCGACGCCGCCCTCAGGTTCAGCACGCTGGCCCCCAGGTCCGGCAGAATCTCCAGCGTCAGGTGTTCGCTGGCGAGACGCTCCACGCGGAACGTCACTTCTTGCCCCGGTTGCGGGTCGCCTCATACAGCAGGATGCCCGCCGCGACCGAGGCGTTGAGGCTCTGCACCTGCCCGCGGGTGGGGATGCGGACCAGAACGTCACACTTCTCGCGCACCAGGCGGCGCAGGCCCTCGCCCTCCGCGCCGATCACCAGGGCGAGTTTGCCACCCAGGTCGGTGCGGGCCAGGTCCTGGGCGGCCTCACCCGCCGCGCCGTAGACCCACACGCCGTCTTCCTTGAGCTGGTCGATCAGGCGCGGCAGGTTCTTGGTCTGCGCGACGGGCAGGTGGCTGGTGGCCCCCGCCGCCGTCTTGGCGACTACCGGCGAGAGGGGCGCGCTGCGGCGTTCCTCCACCACCACGCCGTGCGCGCCCAGCACCTCCGCCGAGCGGATGATCGCGCCGAAGTTGCGCGGGTCGGTGATGCCGTCGAGCAGCACGATCAGCAGTTCCTCGCCGCGCGACTCGGCCCGGTCGAGAATCTCGTCCACGCTGGCCCAGGCGAGGTCCTCCACCTCCGCAATCACGCCCTGATGCTGGGTGGTGCCCGCGATCTGATCGAGTTCGATGCGCGGGGCGAACCTCAGGCGCACGTCATGGCTCTTG harbors:
- the rlmB gene encoding 23S rRNA (guanosine(2251)-2'-O)-methyltransferase RlmB, with the translated sequence MLLYGRNPVLEALRDGRVTEVLVARGVEEAFVRDLKSHDVRLRFAPRIELDQIAGTTQHQGVIAEVEDLAWASVDEILDRAESRGEELLIVLLDGITDPRNFGAIIRSAEVLGAHGVVVEERRSAPLSPVVAKTAAGATSHLPVAQTKNLPRLIDQLKEDGVWVYGAAGEAAQDLARTDLGGKLALVIGAEGEGLRRLVREKCDVLVRIPTRGQVQSLNASVAAGILLYEATRNRGKK
- a CDS encoding permease prefix domain 1-containing protein, yielding MTRRLFRAGRAPSVDAYIHRATLGLPHQERLDAAAELRTHLLERAAEFQHQGFSREEAEYLAVRAMGDPGTTNRDLLGHFLTTPLGWVVVAALVAGWVGWQVWGTAGQTRVRWSGPVDVNSFSNGGSLPTLYAGYDFKTPPGTRFVEVAWLGTLGRQRARLPALPGTSGQVFYSSPTWREWWKTRTPLPYADEPWASTCREQEPVHVQLTVQSGPRERQGLRVPNSNLNGVLWCSGLPIPPSQKGATAYSGGSGTSHGSRVSGGVVELHQLDGQTDLGRLRLNHWTLLALQRQAAEATYKTGRDVKATGEAIFVIRPSDTDQPVPLPEFRYNEAGDRWTVREVAP
- a CDS encoding S1C family serine protease, whose translation is MRPLPWLPVLLLLALTAYLLPEWRSAPPRTDMSSPPVVTRTLPNALPENTRELFTRSRPAVVRVESLNPSRGEEGIGTGFFISQTGQVLTAYHVVASGQLFQVQTLAGRRLPARVAAYDAQADVALLQVQGRGPFPVLNLATRPPRVGETVLAIGNSGGDFLQPRRGQLLRLGAEAGRADFPQGTLEMTAPLAPGDSGGPIIDGNGQAIGVVSYIRVDDSGQTRASYAVPVTEGNDLITALRAGKQRDVPVVGLVLDVNHSGLTDPPGGVVSRVAKGSPAARAGLRGAALDENGNLARLGDVILSVNGQRTRNANEVISAIRRAQVGDTVTLGYLRGGQPREAHVTLVGERTVPDLNE
- a CDS encoding GNAT family N-acetyltransferase codes for the protein MPVTFEPLTPAHLPLLHGWLQAPHVRAFWDDGERTLGAVQAHYFRAGRDVPGFVFRVDGRAAGFIQRERVTPGHEFAPWAAPSGETWGVDLLIGEPDLTGRGLGATVVTAFLAHLRAERPELRRVLIDPSPANTRAVRAYEKAGFTPLTRLSTGDGEVHLLRLDLPAH
- a CDS encoding aldose 1-epimerase — translated: MTFRVERLASEHLTLEILPDLGASVLNLRAASGRPVLRQVNPADVQTSSQCACFTLLPFSNRIRDAHFTFAGREVELRPTTKDGLTQHGDVRNRPWQVTRVTERHLRCDFDSRSFSDMNWPWAFTARVEYLLHGPHLDLSVTLTNADTTEMPAGMGLHPYFTRLQDGVDPRLSFDAALAYDTDEQHLPTSGARPLHPDEDYRTPAEVGERQIDRTYTAWDGVAQLDWATGGEHHRALTLTADSVYSHLVVFTAPDGSLALEPVTHATDAFNLAARGVGGTDMRTLAPGQSLAGTARITLEGTW
- a CDS encoding PadR family transcriptional regulator; amino-acid sequence: MNPLKSGTLDLALLAALQDQPRYGLDILKHVNARSGGLFDLREGSLYPALHRLVRAGWVESEWQPSDKGGAPRKVYRLTDSGQAALRDKREEWRTLRGALDALLLERLLEKVVT
- the thyX gene encoding FAD-dependent thymidylate synthase, which codes for MTATDVSPPTLFPLGDGLGSVSLVQSVGDDKMITNAARVSFGGDSNAPLNERDEKLIRYLLRHQHGSPFEHNLITFKIVCPIFVDRQLVRHRVGVSKNEISGRYVEMQERNFTPPSFRKQAPSNRQASVEDDGTLDQAAAARVWEEAWRQAFGAYQELLALGVTREQARGVLPLSLYTESYYTFNVRSLLHFLELRDHEGAQYETRLYARAMAELAGPLFPVTFREWRLLKNMR
- a CDS encoding EVE domain-containing protein, with amino-acid sequence MPPAPPPDQRCWLLKSEPNVFGYPDLVRVGCEPWNGVRNYQARNFLREMRAGDLCLFYHSNAQRSGKGQTGVAGVARVVREAYPDNLQFDPASAYHDPKSTPDSPRWSMVDVAPAFAFPAVLPLDTLRTLPEWQDSPLTRKGTRLSVLPVTEAQFRAALAAAGVDLHASHV
- a CDS encoding endonuclease VII domain-containing protein, translating into MSEHSTPVHVPEGHKLCRRCKVIKTAAEFPMDRGPYSKDGLYSYCKPCKVNYNKEYRARFGNTAERDRARRRKYGLTPEQFDGLWDIQGGRCLTCNRVITRERAGHAIDHCHSTGKVRGILCTQCNVALGMAQESPDILMALASYIREWQALHRG